The DNA segment agatgcaaattttggtattttgtaGACAGCAGTAAGAGAAAATTCATTATTCTTGTCCAAATTTTTGGCGCAGAATACACGCATCGATTtgccaaacaaaatataagtTCATGATTTCTTGCAATTTGCGACTCAACTTGCATGAAACTGAAAATTATTCTGTAACAAAATTGTACCCCACTGTAAATGATCACAATTACAAgtttttgtgacgtaacaatcaaCAATCAATTTTTATTGATGGTAGTAAACGGATAAAAAACTATTTACTTTTTGCATGTTCCTCTTGTGATTGCTCATTTgcaatacaatatttttttgctCTCGTCTAAACTCCTCAATATAAAATGTGGATATCCTTCATGGTTGCATCTTCAACGTTACGGCAACGGAGAGAAAGTGTCCTGGCGTCTACAAATAGTCACCATGAATGTGGTAAAGTATATTTGTATAATAACGTTATATGCAATCATAGAAATAATCATAGCTAAATTGTGTATAATGATCGATATAATTGGTATAGTACagattttaaacgtttaagTTACAAAAATCAAGGTTATatctatatactgtataattaTTCGAAATGAAATGCTTTAAGAGTATGGTACAGTTGCAGTAAATTTAATTCCAAATTATAACTGAAGACAAAATTTGCTGACGTTTTGTGGAGCAAGTGATTTGGCAGAGTTGTGTTTGTAATTTATGAGTAAAAGTTGCTGACTTAACCGGCACATTTTAGAATTGGCGATCGAAAGTGATCAATCTGCCTCGTCGGAGAACACCCGGCAGACAACTACACTGACGCCTTCAGGCTGTCCTGTACTTGCCGACTGTGGAGATCAAAAAGGTACTGCAGAAGTTCATGGACGCATTTACCCTGAAATAATACACAATGCTaccttttatttatttaccgACATAGTGCGAGTGCGgcattttttgttgattaaaTCGACTTATGAAGGTTCCAATATTTACTATTGCTTAATCTGTTTGATTTATAGACCAAGATACAGCTGGATCAACGCTTTTGAAAACGCAAATAACTAATGACGCGCTGCTACTTGCAGAAGTTACCGGTAAGAATGCATATTGCAAATACAATTGCTCAAAGGCTTGCAAAATATTGAGCACAAACATCAAATACaatacagtaataataatCTAAATGAAAAGAATTTTTGCAGAATGCGTCAACGACATGATTGTCACGATTTCCTCGGCGGAGAGATTTGCGACCATTTTGCTCGAAGGTATTATGGCTTCAAAGAGTTTTATGTAAAATCTATGACACGGTACCGGTACTGTTCTGTGGTactttaacaaaacataaaattgtacagaaattATGACCGACTTCAGACCAGATTTTCTCAAAGCATCGTCTAATGACAAAGTTGAAATATCTCAATTACAAAGTTAGTATTTTCGTCGAAtccatttgttttatttttattgtacaaTATACAGCTTATTGTTAAATGGCATATCTGAAACGGTATTTTCAgcaatacattttaaaaagtgTAGTTACAGGCGACTTTTTATTATCATTTCACTTAATTATGGTTGATATACCATAGCTATGTACTATTATGATATTGTACAACTGTATTAGTTAATCTATTTGATGTATAGACCAGGAAGTCACCGTTTCGAAAGAATGTGGAGAAATCCAACTTTCTGACGAAACCTCGCTAACAGACGCTAGTGGTAAGCATCTAAACTCCCCATAAAAAAATGCCTATCTAAATGTAAAACGAGCAAAAATCACAAGTAAAAACCGAACTAATTTTATGCAGATTGCATCAGCGACGTCATCGACAACGTCATTTCCGACAAAGAAAAAGCTACGGTCATTTCTACTGAAGGTAATGACTATGTATCTCCATACGAAATTTACACAGCAATAATTTTACACAATTTTGATTGTATAGGTGTTCATAATCTATCCAGCTTAGCTATAATTTTCTAAACTGTAACCTACGGCAATATTCTACTATTGTTTTGCTTTACTGATTTAATAATATGCTTTGTATGGGCTAATGCATTGTTCTATGTACGACTATTACTATGAATCCACTTAATGTACAGACCAGCAAGTCACAACACAGAAAAAATGTGAAGAAACCGAACTT comes from the Clavelina lepadiformis chromosome 5, kaClaLepa1.1, whole genome shotgun sequence genome and includes:
- the LOC143460223 gene encoding uncharacterized protein LOC143460223, whose product is MWISFMVASSTLRQRRESVLASTNSHHECELAIESDQSASSENTRQTTTLTPSGCPVLADCGDQKDQDTAGSTLLKTQITNDALLLAEVTECVNDMIVTISSAERFATILLEEIMTDFRPDFLKASSNDKVEISQLQNQEVTVSKECGEIQLSDETSLTDASDCISDVIDNVISDKEKATVISTEDQQVTTQKKCEETELIDETLLADVTDCVNDIINAISSNEKFTINCPESLALPKEIEKNDKESVLQTTSDATTEASELQNQAFTTSNQYGQTSQAETSNDVSAELIGEYVNDVDRAISSSNNVEVTQLKETNGDIGRTAFGSHLDVTIVDHQLQSNEDHIDDDNVGHLPENILDKKQKGKRSKLRRCIACLFPCSPWRRRRH